Proteins from one Syntrophus gentianae genomic window:
- a CDS encoding energy transducer TonB, which translates to MMKQDQTISIPHLFWKPTMPTIPGKDFLYAGMASLVVHGLAILLVIAAGEPFPVPARMEPSPELKVSLVAFSPSFPSQASSSSVQGEKSKSAGGGKKRESISIQAPPENSAAGGQASGSQARKKPGETLLFPDPIEAEKRVPVQEKKISAPAGSDLQTEKIGAAPPASFMEAGKGQGKEALASGHGLQKSGGPAGEVGRTSTLTVSRYKHTPPPLYPQAARQKGYEGLVLISVEILENGTPGQLLVKKSSGYAILDQAALSAVRKWKFVPAEKNDLRIRSWGDVPIRFVLQDGR; encoded by the coding sequence ATGATGAAACAGGACCAGACGATTTCCATTCCACATCTCTTCTGGAAACCCACCATGCCGACCATCCCCGGAAAAGACTTCCTCTATGCCGGGATGGCATCTCTTGTGGTGCACGGCTTGGCGATCCTGCTGGTCATCGCGGCCGGCGAGCCGTTCCCCGTTCCGGCAAGGATGGAACCCTCACCGGAACTGAAAGTTTCTCTGGTCGCCTTTTCGCCCTCCTTTCCTTCCCAGGCTTCGTCATCAAGCGTTCAGGGGGAAAAGTCAAAATCCGCTGGCGGGGGGAAGAAAAGGGAAAGCATCTCGATACAAGCTCCGCCGGAAAATTCGGCAGCAGGCGGACAGGCATCCGGAAGTCAGGCACGGAAAAAACCAGGAGAAACGCTTCTTTTCCCCGATCCGATAGAAGCGGAGAAAAGAGTCCCCGTTCAGGAAAAAAAGATTTCAGCGCCGGCAGGTTCCGATCTGCAAACGGAAAAAATCGGGGCTGCCCCGCCTGCATCGTTTATGGAAGCTGGAAAGGGGCAGGGAAAAGAGGCGCTGGCCTCCGGTCACGGGCTTCAGAAAAGCGGCGGGCCGGCCGGTGAAGTCGGCCGGACTTCCACCTTGACCGTTTCCCGTTATAAGCACACCCCTCCCCCCCTCTACCCGCAGGCAGCCCGACAGAAGGGATACGAAGGATTGGTTCTGATCTCCGTGGAGATCCTGGAAAATGGCACGCCAGGGCAACTGCTGGTCAAAAAGTCATCAGGATATGCAATCCTGGATCAGGCCGCCCTTTCAGCGGTGCGGAAATGGAAATTTGTCCCGGCAGAGAAGAATGATCTTCGAATCCGTTCCTGGGGGGATGTCCCCATCCGCTTTGTTCTTCAGGATGGCCGCTGA
- a CDS encoding LuxR family transcriptional regulator, which yields MAEDKRKSQEKITEYDALYQQFYGEENSGQLVDQAAAEILKKQSEALREQAELLDLAEDMIMVLDMRHRILFWNQGAEEKYGWSREEVLGKNIHSLLKTRFPKSLEEIEEHLVIRGRWEGELAQTQRDGSPVLVESRWALRRNDQEKPLAILEINNDITQRKYAEALLQRTLEELEARVQERTADLKKVNAELEIKTRNLEELNTALTVLLKKREDDKNELEEKVLSNVKSMVLPYVDKLKMTALDATQANYMSIMESHLNEVISSFLMKLTSTSLNLTPREIQVASLIKDGKTTKEIAELMNVCSGAVALHRNHIRKKLGLNKKKTNLRTHLLSLP from the coding sequence ATGGCTGAGGATAAAAGAAAGAGTCAGGAAAAAATCACGGAATATGATGCGTTGTATCAGCAATTCTACGGCGAGGAGAATTCCGGCCAACTGGTGGATCAGGCTGCTGCCGAGATCCTGAAAAAGCAGTCTGAAGCCCTCCGTGAACAGGCGGAGTTGCTCGATCTGGCGGAGGATATGATCATGGTTCTGGACATGAGGCACCGCATTCTGTTCTGGAATCAAGGAGCAGAGGAGAAATACGGCTGGAGTCGCGAGGAGGTCCTGGGAAAAAATATCCATTCCCTGCTCAAGACCCGTTTCCCGAAGAGCCTGGAGGAAATCGAAGAACATCTGGTAATTCGGGGACGCTGGGAAGGTGAACTGGCACAGACCCAGCGGGACGGCAGTCCGGTCCTGGTGGAAAGCCGCTGGGCCCTGCGACGCAACGATCAGGAAAAACCCCTGGCCATCCTGGAAATCAACAACGACATTACCCAGCGTAAATATGCAGAGGCGCTTCTGCAGAGGACGTTGGAAGAACTGGAGGCCCGTGTTCAGGAAAGAACGGCGGATCTTAAAAAGGTCAATGCGGAATTGGAGATCAAAACTCGAAACCTTGAGGAACTGAATACGGCGCTTACGGTGCTCCTAAAGAAAAGGGAGGATGATAAAAATGAACTTGAAGAAAAGGTGCTTTCCAATGTGAAAAGCATGGTTCTTCCCTACGTGGATAAATTGAAAATGACAGCTCTCGATGCCACCCAGGCGAATTACATGAGTATCATGGAATCCCACCTCAATGAAGTCATCTCATCCTTTCTGATGAAATTAACATCCACTTCCCTGAATCTTACCCCCCGAGAGATTCAGGTGGCTTCTCTGATCAAGGATGGAAAAACAACCAAGGAAATCGCGGAACTGATGAATGTCTGTTCCGGGGCGGTCGCCCTCCATCGGAATCATATCCGCAAAAAACTCGGTCTTAACAAGAAAAAAACCAACCTGCGCACTCACCTCCTCTCCCTTCCATAG
- a CDS encoding cytidylate kinase-like family protein — MAILTISKEFGSGGTQIGQSVAKLLNYEYIPLKQIHADAKQTGKQWERAAEDYAGGASSLWERFDWSFMGFVALSQSFIFKYAMKDNVVIMARGGNVLMRDIPYCLRVRVTAPFEKRVETVAMREDISKDLARLIVKKADRELTSALNQMYGDEWDDPATFDFIFNTAQQSLDDVANAVKDACLKKDVFKTDEAVKALQLKAKAYEVKAGIATDPHLLVPTLEVVPQGGGLVVRGVVSSTKEYHGVQEEATRLAGSVPVTFDLHFRGEFRR; from the coding sequence ATGGCAATCTTGACCATTTCCAAGGAATTCGGCAGCGGTGGCACACAGATCGGACAGTCTGTCGCGAAACTTCTCAACTATGAATACATTCCCCTCAAACAAATTCATGCGGATGCCAAGCAGACGGGAAAGCAATGGGAGCGGGCCGCTGAAGATTATGCCGGTGGCGCCTCCTCTCTGTGGGAACGATTCGACTGGTCCTTCATGGGCTTTGTTGCCCTGAGTCAAAGCTTTATCTTCAAGTACGCCATGAAGGACAACGTGGTCATCATGGCCCGTGGTGGAAACGTCCTGATGCGTGACATTCCTTATTGCCTGAGAGTAAGGGTCACAGCTCCTTTTGAAAAACGGGTTGAAACCGTCGCTATGCGGGAAGACATCTCCAAGGATCTGGCCCGTCTGATCGTAAAGAAGGCAGACCGGGAACTGACCAGCGCTCTGAATCAGATGTACGGCGACGAATGGGATGATCCGGCAACCTTTGACTTCATTTTCAACACCGCACAGCAGAGCCTGGACGATGTGGCCAATGCGGTGAAGGACGCCTGCCTCAAGAAGGATGTTTTCAAAACGGATGAAGCGGTGAAAGCGCTGCAGTTAAAAGCCAAGGCTTACGAAGTCAAGGCCGGCATTGCCACAGATCCGCATTTGCTTGTCCCCACTCTTGAAGTTGTCCCCCAGGGGGGAGGCCTCGTGGTTCGCGGCGTGGTTTCCAGTACGAAGGAGTACCACGGCGTCCAGGAAGAAGCGACCCGGTTGGCCGGATCTGTTCCGGTAACCTTCGATCTCCATTTCCGGGGGGAATTCAGGCGATAG
- a CDS encoding FecCD family ABC transporter permease yields MTESVVTFKKVIEVSLLLFWILLAVAAVSLLCGPAETGLLADIREGLRSGRFPVLTLKPEDVTILFSLRLPRILFAGLVGASLSVAGVIFQALLRNPLADPYILGISGGSALGAIIGICTGLGSLPLGVPLPAFLGAAVTVFLVLAAGGPERGFSSGTMLLAGVIVNAFFSALIMLALALSSSTDLQKITFWLMGNLSLAGYSEILLTGLILLAGFSVATLHARSINLMTLGEETALHLGVNLGRARILLLISGSLLTAVAVAFSGTVGFVGLIIPHLMRMLLGADHRLLLPASLLVGASFLIAADTLARSVIPDMELPVGVVTALCGSPYFLYLLRKGRFSSWSF; encoded by the coding sequence ATGACAGAATCAGTTGTCACCTTCAAGAAAGTGATCGAAGTGAGTCTGCTGCTCTTTTGGATCCTGCTGGCGGTCGCGGCGGTCTCTCTCCTTTGCGGTCCGGCGGAAACCGGATTGCTTGCGGATATACGCGAGGGGTTGAGGAGCGGGCGTTTTCCGGTACTTACGTTAAAACCGGAGGATGTGACCATCCTGTTCTCCCTGCGCCTTCCCCGGATTCTCTTCGCCGGGCTCGTTGGGGCATCGCTGTCTGTCGCCGGTGTTATCTTTCAGGCTCTGCTTCGCAATCCCCTGGCCGACCCCTACATCCTGGGGATATCGGGGGGCTCCGCCCTGGGAGCAATTATCGGAATCTGCACCGGCCTGGGTTCTCTTCCCCTGGGCGTTCCACTGCCGGCCTTTCTGGGGGCCGCCGTCACGGTGTTCCTCGTCCTTGCGGCCGGTGGCCCGGAGAGGGGCTTTTCATCCGGAACCATGCTGCTGGCCGGTGTGATCGTGAATGCCTTTTTCTCCGCCCTCATCATGCTGGCCCTTGCACTCAGCAGTTCCACCGATCTCCAGAAAATCACCTTCTGGCTCATGGGAAATCTCAGTCTGGCCGGTTATTCCGAAATCCTGCTGACAGGACTGATCCTTCTGGCCGGCTTTTCCGTTGCCACACTCCACGCCCGCTCGATCAATCTGATGACCCTGGGTGAGGAAACAGCTCTCCATCTGGGCGTCAACCTGGGAAGGGCCCGGATTCTTCTTTTGATCTCCGGATCACTCCTGACGGCTGTGGCCGTGGCGTTCAGCGGCACAGTGGGCTTTGTGGGACTGATCATCCCTCACCTGATGCGGATGCTCCTGGGAGCGGATCACCGGCTCCTCCTTCCCGCATCCCTTCTCGTCGGTGCCTCCTTTTTGATCGCGGCGGACACCCTGGCCAGATCCGTCATCCCCGACATGGAACTGCCCGTGGGCGTGGTGACCGCCCTTTGCGGGTCCCCATATTTTCTTTATCTGTTGCGGAAAGGACGGTTTTCATCATGGTCCTTCTGA
- a CDS encoding ABC transporter substrate-binding protein, with amino-acid sequence MIGHRAAKGMFHVASILMLLAVFSPAQAGTVVDEAGRRVFVPASPRRIVALAPDISEILFALGLEKEIVGVSQFSDYPPAAKAKPKVGSYVHLSLERILALSPDLVIGTTNGNRREAVNKLEKAGLAVYVTNPQRFSDIYQTTLNLGRITGREAAARQLVDTMKKRAERIISLTASCPKPKVFVQIDSNPLVSVGRNTIYSELIAMAGGQNIAAHAFGKYPRYSMESLISEKPEVILLSSMRGKAFQKADLVSWSRWKDIPAVRNSRIYVVNADLTDRFSPRIVQGLEEIARILHPERMESQGQQAKSGRKK; translated from the coding sequence ATGATTGGCCACCGGGCAGCAAAAGGAATGTTCCATGTCGCATCCATCCTGATGCTTCTGGCGGTTTTTTCCCCTGCCCAGGCAGGCACGGTGGTGGATGAAGCGGGAAGGCGCGTCTTCGTTCCCGCCTCCCCCCGGAGAATCGTTGCTCTGGCGCCCGACATCTCGGAGATTCTTTTTGCCCTGGGGCTGGAGAAGGAGATCGTGGGCGTCTCCCAATTCAGTGATTATCCCCCGGCGGCGAAGGCCAAACCGAAGGTGGGAAGTTATGTGCATCTCTCCCTGGAGCGAATCCTCGCCCTTTCCCCGGACCTGGTGATCGGGACCACCAATGGGAATCGGAGGGAAGCCGTAAACAAGCTGGAGAAGGCCGGACTGGCGGTCTACGTGACGAATCCGCAGAGATTCTCCGACATTTATCAAACCACCCTGAATCTCGGCAGGATCACCGGACGGGAAGCCGCTGCCCGGCAACTGGTCGACACCATGAAAAAAAGGGCGGAGCGGATCATATCCCTGACGGCTTCCTGCCCAAAACCGAAAGTCTTTGTCCAGATCGATTCGAATCCCCTGGTTTCCGTGGGCCGGAATACCATTTATTCGGAATTGATCGCCATGGCCGGGGGGCAGAATATTGCGGCCCACGCCTTCGGGAAATATCCCCGCTACAGCATGGAATCCCTGATTTCGGAAAAACCCGAGGTCATCCTGTTGTCTTCCATGAGAGGTAAAGCCTTCCAGAAAGCAGACCTGGTATCCTGGAGCCGCTGGAAGGACATCCCGGCCGTGCGGAATTCGCGGATATATGTTGTGAACGCCGACCTGACGGATCGCTTTTCCCCGAGGATCGTTCAGGGACTGGAGGAGATCGCCCGGATTCTTCACCCCGAACGGATGGAGTCGCAGGGACAGCAGGCAAAATCAGGCCGGAAGAAGTGA
- a CDS encoding OadG-related small transporter subunit codes for MQMDNVTFGVTMLVCGMGGTILTLWIMSLVMTALGKIFPYKKEED; via the coding sequence ATGCAGATGGATAATGTGACCTTTGGCGTCACGATGCTGGTCTGCGGGATGGGGGGGACCATTCTGACCCTGTGGATCATGAGCCTGGTGATGACCGCGCTGGGGAAGATCTTCCCGTACAAGAAGGAGGAGGA
- a CDS encoding TonB-dependent receptor has translation MHHISAAILSGLLMGWVFFCPPVHSQEAKGTVPMEEIVVTATRDTEEIRSVPANVSVITAKDIEESGATSLVEVLQKLEGIQVRTYSGNPSQATIDLRGFGGDNPSGKTLVLLDGKRLNNPDMNAVNWLQISLSNIEKVEVTRGAGSVLYGDSAIAGVINIITKKGEGKPEVSASVIGGSYGLHAEQVGIRGSEGKVSYALNGENSGMQGYRDRSKYTARGAGLNLGYSGSEVWNASFALSYNRTDFELPGSLTKAQYEADRRQSGNPDDDGKNQDFHTNLGLEAHFGDAGSFSIQFLYGAKEITANYRSMFSFAKVNLDSYGITPRYVLERDLFNHKNKLLFGLDYYDEELDKDGFLDREQHSRINTAELSRKSLGFYARNELYVREDLILALGYRTERAKIEGTEKLTDGTKVFDDEKTHKAEAFESALTWMIGKKSKVFAKYATVFRYPFLDEQASYYYAPYDFNTDLDKEKGKTYEVGTNLFPFPNLSLDLTLYRIDMEDEIAPDANWVNQNLDKTRHEGIELGASYLWEKVAKVYGQMSFRNSEFRNGENSGKDVPLVSKILGNAGVIFYLPYNLELNPEIRYVGEAYQGGDFSNSEEKIDDYTLCNLFLYYRPELKTLKLSVFAGVENLTDEKSALIYYNGYYPLPGITMKGGISLKF, from the coding sequence ATGCATCACATATCTGCAGCAATTTTATCTGGGTTATTGATGGGCTGGGTATTTTTCTGCCCGCCGGTTCACAGTCAGGAAGCAAAGGGCACCGTGCCGATGGAAGAAATTGTCGTCACGGCAACGAGGGATACGGAAGAAATCCGTTCAGTGCCGGCCAACGTCAGCGTCATTACAGCCAAGGATATCGAGGAATCAGGAGCCACCAGCCTCGTGGAGGTTTTACAGAAGCTTGAAGGCATCCAGGTCCGGACGTACAGCGGCAACCCATCCCAGGCCACCATTGACCTCCGGGGCTTTGGCGGAGACAACCCTTCCGGTAAAACCCTGGTTCTGCTGGATGGCAAACGGCTGAACAATCCGGACATGAACGCCGTCAATTGGCTTCAGATTTCTCTCAGCAATATCGAAAAGGTCGAGGTCACCCGAGGCGCCGGAAGCGTCCTTTACGGGGATTCAGCCATCGCCGGGGTGATCAACATCATCACGAAGAAGGGGGAGGGGAAGCCCGAAGTCTCCGCTTCGGTCATCGGAGGCAGTTACGGTCTTCACGCCGAGCAGGTGGGGATTCGCGGCTCGGAAGGGAAGGTTTCCTACGCCCTGAACGGGGAGAATTCAGGGATGCAGGGTTACCGGGATCGATCGAAGTATACTGCGCGGGGAGCGGGTCTCAATCTGGGCTACTCGGGCAGTGAGGTCTGGAACGCCTCTTTCGCCTTATCTTATAACCGTACGGACTTCGAGTTGCCCGGTTCCCTCACCAAGGCCCAATACGAAGCGGACCGGCGACAGTCCGGCAACCCCGATGACGACGGAAAGAATCAAGACTTCCATACAAATCTAGGCCTGGAAGCCCACTTCGGCGATGCAGGGAGCTTCTCCATCCAGTTCCTCTACGGCGCCAAGGAGATCACCGCCAACTATCGGTCCATGTTTTCCTTCGCCAAGGTAAATCTGGACTCCTACGGGATCACGCCGCGCTATGTCCTGGAAAGGGATCTTTTCAACCACAAAAATAAACTCCTCTTCGGACTGGACTATTATGATGAAGAGCTGGATAAGGACGGCTTTCTGGATCGGGAACAGCATTCACGGATCAACACCGCCGAATTGTCCCGGAAAAGCCTTGGGTTTTATGCCCGTAATGAACTGTACGTCCGGGAGGATCTGATCCTGGCCCTCGGTTATCGAACGGAAAGGGCCAAAATTGAGGGAACGGAAAAGTTGACGGACGGAACGAAGGTCTTCGATGACGAGAAGACACATAAGGCTGAGGCTTTCGAATCGGCCCTGACATGGATGATCGGGAAAAAATCGAAGGTCTTTGCCAAGTATGCCACGGTGTTCCGCTACCCCTTCCTCGATGAACAGGCATCCTACTATTATGCCCCGTATGACTTCAATACGGATCTCGACAAGGAAAAAGGCAAGACCTACGAAGTTGGCACTAATCTGTTTCCCTTCCCCAATCTCTCCCTGGATCTGACCCTGTACCGGATCGATATGGAAGACGAAATCGCCCCGGATGCCAACTGGGTCAATCAGAATCTGGACAAAACCCGCCACGAGGGCATCGAACTGGGCGCCTCCTATCTCTGGGAGAAGGTGGCCAAGGTGTACGGACAGATGTCTTTCCGCAACTCGGAATTCCGCAACGGAGAAAATTCCGGAAAGGATGTGCCACTGGTATCCAAAATACTGGGCAACGCCGGGGTTATTTTCTACCTTCCCTACAACCTGGAGCTGAACCCGGAGATCCGGTACGTCGGAGAGGCCTATCAAGGCGGGGACTTCAGCAACAGTGAAGAGAAGATTGACGATTATACCCTCTGCAATCTTTTCCTCTATTACCGGCCGGAACTGAAGACGCTGAAACTCTCCGTCTTCGCCGGCGTGGAAAATCTCACCGACGAGAAATCGGCCCTGATCTATTACAACGGCTACTATCCGCTGCCGGGAATAACCATGAAGGGCGGGATATCCCTGAAGTTTTAA